From a single Pseudomonas serboccidentalis genomic region:
- the aat gene encoding leucyl/phenylalanyl-tRNA--protein transferase: MLTWLQRNSLTFPPLEKAMRDPNGLLAAGGDLSADRLIQAYRHGCFPWFSEGQPILWWSPDPRTVLFPDELHVSRSLGKLLRKERYQVTFDQDFDAVIRACAAPRDYADGTWITEAMQDAYLELHRRGFAHSVEVWDQSQLVGGLYGLAMGQLFFGESMFSRADNASKYGFATLVRHLKDAGFVLIDCQMPTDHLHSLGARAIPRHEFAGYLARHLDQPSRATWVC; the protein is encoded by the coding sequence ATGCTGACTTGGTTACAACGTAACTCCCTGACTTTTCCGCCGCTGGAAAAGGCCATGCGCGACCCCAACGGATTGCTCGCCGCCGGTGGCGATCTGTCGGCCGATCGGCTGATTCAGGCATATCGCCACGGCTGCTTTCCGTGGTTTTCCGAGGGCCAACCGATTCTCTGGTGGTCACCGGATCCTCGTACCGTGTTGTTTCCCGACGAACTGCATGTCTCGCGCAGCCTTGGCAAACTGCTGCGCAAGGAACGCTATCAGGTGACCTTCGATCAGGATTTCGACGCGGTGATTCGCGCCTGCGCTGCACCGCGGGATTACGCCGACGGCACCTGGATCACCGAAGCCATGCAGGACGCCTATCTGGAACTGCACCGACGCGGCTTCGCCCACTCGGTCGAGGTCTGGGATCAGAGCCAACTGGTCGGCGGCCTGTATGGCCTGGCGATGGGACAGCTGTTTTTCGGCGAATCGATGTTCAGCCGCGCCGACAACGCCTCCAAATACGGCTTTGCCACTCTCGTGCGACACCTGAAAGACGCAGGATTCGTCCTGATTGACTGCCAGATGCCGACCGATCATCTGCACAGCCTCGGCGCCCGGGCGATCCCCCGCCACGAATTCGCCGGCTATCTGGCCCGCCACCTGGATCAACCCAGTCGCGCCACCTGGGTTTGCTGA
- the trxB gene encoding thioredoxin-disulfide reductase, with amino-acid sequence MNAAKHSRLIILGSGPAGYSAAVYAARANLKPVVITGLQAGGQLTTTVEVDNWPGDVEGLTGPVLMERMQKHAERFATEIVYDHIHTAKLQQRPFELIGDSGTYSCDALIIATGASAQYLGLPSEEAFAGKGVSACATCDGFFYRNQVVAVVGGGNTAVEEALYLSNIAKEVHLIHRRDKLRSEKILQDKLFEKAANGNVRLHWNQNLDEVLGDASGVTGARLRDSRTGETRDLALAGVFIAIGHKPNTDLFQGQLSMRDGYLRVKGGSDGDATSTEIPGVFAAGDVADHVYRQAVTSAGAGCMAALDAEKYLDDIPVI; translated from the coding sequence ATGAACGCAGCGAAGCATTCACGCCTGATCATTCTCGGCTCCGGCCCTGCTGGTTACAGCGCCGCCGTGTACGCCGCGCGCGCCAACCTCAAACCGGTGGTCATTACCGGGCTGCAGGCCGGTGGCCAGCTCACCACCACCGTCGAAGTCGACAACTGGCCCGGGGACGTCGAAGGTCTGACCGGTCCGGTGTTGATGGAGCGCATGCAGAAACACGCCGAACGCTTTGCCACAGAGATCGTTTACGACCACATCCACACCGCCAAGTTGCAGCAGCGCCCGTTCGAACTCATCGGCGACAGCGGCACTTACAGCTGCGACGCGCTGATCATCGCTACTGGCGCCTCGGCGCAGTATCTGGGCCTGCCCTCTGAAGAAGCCTTCGCCGGCAAAGGCGTTTCAGCCTGCGCGACCTGTGACGGTTTTTTCTACCGTAATCAGGTGGTCGCGGTGGTCGGCGGCGGCAACACCGCTGTCGAGGAAGCGCTGTATCTGTCGAACATCGCCAAAGAAGTGCATCTGATCCACCGGCGCGACAAGTTGCGCTCGGAGAAAATCCTCCAGGACAAACTGTTCGAAAAAGCCGCCAATGGCAACGTTCGCCTGCACTGGAACCAGAATCTGGACGAAGTACTGGGCGACGCCAGCGGCGTGACTGGCGCCCGTCTGCGGGACAGTCGTACCGGCGAAACCCGTGATCTGGCGCTGGCCGGCGTGTTCATCGCGATTGGTCACAAACCCAACACCGATCTGTTCCAGGGCCAGCTGTCGATGCGCGACGGCTATTTGCGGGTCAAGGGCGGCAGTGACGGCGACGCCACGTCCACCGAGATCCCCGGCGTCTTCGCTGCCGGCGATGTGGCCGACCACGTTTACCGCCAGGCCGTGACCTCGGCCGGGGCCGGTTGCATGGCGGCACTGGACGCGGAGAAGTATCTGGACGACATTCCTGTCATTTAA